tcaataaatttgcaattgattacgtttcgaatacaactctaaacaagtgggtttttagttgagatttaaaggaagtcagtgtttcagctgttttacagttttctggaagtttgttccagatttttggtgcatagatgctaaatgctgcttctcctcgtttggttctggttctggggatgcagagcagaaccagaaccagaacctaagaggttctggaaggttgataaaacaacagcagatctttaatgtattgtggtgctaaaccattcagtgatttataaactaacaacagtattttaaagtctattctttgagctacagggagccagtggagggactttaaaactggtgttatgtgctctatcttcctggttttagtgagaactccagcagcagcattctggatcagctgcagctgtttgattgatttgttggacagacctgtgaagacgccgttacaataatcaatacgactgaagataaacgcatggatgagtttctctagatctggctgagacattagtcctttaatcctggaaatgttcttcaggtgatagaaggtcgtctttgtaactgtctttatgtggctctgaaggttcaggtcagagtccatcactactcccaggtttctggcctgatcgctgatttttagttgtaataactgaagctgtgcactgactctagatctataactctagatctatgactctagatctataactctagatctataactctagatctataactatagatcgttcctctttaggtccaaaaataataacttcagttttgtttttgttcagctggaggaagttttggcacatccacacatttatctgttctaagcatctgttcagtgattggatgggttctgagtctcctggtgacatcgtaatgtaaatctgtgtgtcatctgcatagttatggtagctgatattatttcctgttataacctgagctagtggaagcatatagatattgaataagagggtcctaggattgaaccttggggtaccccacatgtgacctttgacctctttgatgagaagtttccaattgaaacaaagaaatccctgttctttatgtacgattcaaaccagttaagcactggaccggagagtccgacccaactctccagtccattcagtaatatgtcatggtcaacagtgtcaaaagctgcactgaggtccaacagaaccagcactgtggttctcccacagtccgtatttatatggatgtcattgaacacttttacgagggcagtttctgtgctgtggtgagaccggaaaccagattggaaggagtcaaagcagttggttatcgttaggaagctatttaactgtttacatacaactttttcaataactttggtgatgaatgggaggtcagaggtcagaggtcggcctgtaattctgcagtagtgatttgtctagattgttcttttttatcagtggtttgattactgccgttttcaaagcctgggggaaaacaccTGATGAGAGCAATGAGTTACTGTTTGGATCAGATcaatagcaacaacaggcagacctttcttaaagaaatgtgagggtagaacatccagacagcaggaactggagctgagttgacttataatttcctctagggttttataattaagtagttgaaattgggtcatttttcctgtatttgttttgtttgggttcagtgttggttctgactttatagaggatgtgcagattaatcctctgattttttgaattttctctgaaaagaaactggaaaactggttgcaggcggcaatagactgaaattcaggtggtaacgtgataggagggtttgtgagtctgtcaactgttgcaaataaagctggagcattgttaatgtttttgtttatgacatctgcaaagaaagcctgtcttgcatgtttgagtgttaaatgatagtaatgtagtttttctttatagatgtcataatgaatgtgaagttgagttttacttcgttctgccctacggcagagttgtcttgcagatcgaactgtttgtgcatttctccatggagatttcttcttaccagacacaaccttcattttaattggggcaatggaatcaatgaaatctgaaactttagactgaaaatcatttaccaacttatctacgtcattacagcttaagggtgaggaagaagagtagatttgatgaaatgtttctgctgtgttttcagtgaagaacgttttgtgatggttgctgtttgtccaagtggattaaaggataaacaactttcaaagataacaggaagtgatgcgacagggcgacatcagttacagagacattggaaatattcacaccctgactgataaccaggtccagtgtgtgtccttgagtgtgttgcttgtttgacatgttgtgttcgaccaaaagtctctaagatattagagctttttagcccctctgtcttggggtttgtcaacatgaacgttaaaatcaccaacaattattaaacaatcataattaatacatacgagagatagaagttcattcaactcagtaaagaaattttccacatatgttggagttttgtagAAAGTTAGTGTTAAAGTCCGTTTGAGGTCTCTACCATATGTTGTTTATTACTGTTGTTACTGTGTTATTTTGCAATTTGGACCGCCATTGTGggttttcagaaacagttttttaaaataatttcctgatttttatttttctgcgaACGAACGGTGCTAGTCCAGCGCAGCTCGGTTGAACATTTAGGGCTGGAGTGAAGGAAGAGGGAGGTGAAGAGGAGGTcgatttgtttttactcttctcCTCCAGAGTAAAAGATCTGATGGAAACCTTCCTGAATGACCTCTAGACGTTCACTGATACACGGCTGTGTGAATCACCGGATCATCTGTTGGTTGCAGTCAGGAAATATTGTCAGGACTATAGGGGCCCCAAAACCAGACTCTGTTGtgggccccatggaggcttgggccggccctgctcCCCCATAAGATTGGCTACCATGACAACACGGATGATACACAACTCTACCTTATGATgacaccaggtgacctttgaacccATCGGCACAGATCAATGTGTTCAAACTCTTTAAGGCTGAGAATAAAACTTCAAAGTTCGGTTCGGTTCAGAATCTTTAATCAACAGACAGAGAGCACGTGCGTGCGCGCTGCAACCCGCGTCCCTCAGACGGAACCAGGTCAAGGTCACAGCGGAAGAGCCGAACCTTGACCGGAGGAGGGACGGAACAAGTGAGCGTGCACGCGCCCAGGTAAACATGCGCTTCTTACCTGCGTGCGCAGCGGCTCCGCGTGCTCGATGAGGCTGACGACGGGCACGCGCAGCGCGGCGGCAAGCAGATCCACTTGCAGCAGCTCCTCGCGGCTCTGCGGGAAGGCGAGCGCGGCGGAAACTCCGCGCTCCAGCACGCGCTGGCACGCGCACCGGATGAGGGACTCCGGGTCCGCGGCGGCCAGCTGCCGGGACACCAGCTCCACGCTCAGGTTGTAGGGCAGGAAGTTCACCCGCTCGGGGTCCGGATCCTGGTCCCGGTTCCGGTCCCGGCTCAGAGCGGCCGCCGTGCGGCTCAGCGCCGCCTGGACCTGGAGACGAGCCTCCCGTTGCGCCGGCAGGAGCGCACCGACGCGCACTGCGTGTCCGATCTGCGCCAGGAGGTGGCAGGGCTGCGGGTGGAGGTGGCACCCCGGACCCAGGAAAAGCTGCACGACCAGGAAGGTTCGGAGAGTTCGGAAAGTCCGGAACCAGGACAACGAAGAGGTGAGAGACATCCTGCCGCGCCGTCAGCATCGCTCTGCCGCTCCCGCCGCTCCAgcggaaaacagaaacagattgaGGAGGGGGCGGGGGGGGAGTACCGGGGGATCCTGAAACtaggagagagaggaagaggaggaggaggaagaggaggaggacgaggaagaagaagaggaggaagatgagaaggaggaagaggaggaggaggaggaagaagaggaggagaaagaggaggaagaggagaaggaggaggaagaagaagaggaggagaaggaggaggaagaggagaaggaggaagatgagaaggaggaagaggaagaggatgaagatgaggaggaaggGTAAGCTGCTCTCTGAGATCAAAGCTCTCCTCTAGGACAGACTAACTGATCACCTAGTTACCTGGTTacaggttctgacccggttctggttccaccTCAGTTTGGAGAATATGTTACAGAACCGCCATTAGGACAGAAACCCAACTGGACCCGAACCGCCTGCCTACCTGGAGTCAGAAACACTGGATCCTCCTGTTCTCCTGATCAATGATTACTGATCATTGATCAGTTCCTGATCAGCCTCTGGTCTCCGATGGGTCATGTGACCAGCTGCTGTGATCTGAATGttaaactgcaaaacatttaaatcagcaGTGCAGCTCCAACTTGCAGCGGGAAGCCGTGTGCTCCTGACTGAAGCAGCGATCCTCCTGTGAGCGTTCACAGGAAGTGAGCCGATCTCTGCTTCCTGTCTCACCGATGCTGCAGCTCCGACATGAAAGGAATCATTTTAAtcctgtttttaatatttgtattgtgTCGCCGTTCTCCTGTTTATTTATAGATCACATCTGGACGGATTGAACATCTGGCAGCCAACAGAAAGATCCAGAACGACGGGATCCGATTTCTGAGGAGGAAACGGCGGCAGATGAACTGATTCACTTAGACGAACCGATTCACTTAGACAAAGTGATTCACTTTCAGGTGCTCGTgataaaattagaatatcataaaaagttgatttaaatgtttcacaaagtaaaacatttatattatgTTCATTCACTACATACagactgaattattttaaatgtttttgtcttttactgtTTGATTATTActgacaacaaataaaaactacaaattacatatctcagaaaattagaatattgtggACAGATTTAGAATTGAAGACCTCTGATGCTCCACACTAATcagattattaatttagtgcaaacagttttaaattgtcTCTAAGTTCAGATCTGCAGGTCACATGACTGCTGACCTGACGGCTGTCCAGAAGACGACCTTTGCTAAAGAAGCTGTTCAAAGTTCAGAGACCTTCATTGAGGTGAAGGGAAAGAAACCGTTTAAAATATCAGGGAGATTCAGAGAGAAGCCTGCAGCTGGAGTCAggagccacacacacacacacacacacacacacacacacacacacacacacacacacacacacacacacacacacacacacacacacacacacacacacacacacacacacaggtagcAGCTGTCGCATTCCTCAGGTCAGATCTGAACCAGAAACAAACGTCTCACCTGGATTGAACACAAACTGCTGCTCTGTTCTCTGGATTCTCTGAATTCTTCATTTTCTctcagagtctggaggaagagcagAGCGGCAGAATCCGTGTTGCTcgaggtctagtcaaagtttccacagtcagtgatggtTTGATGCCATGTCATCTGGTGctgttggtccactgtgttttctgaggtcaaaggtcaatgcACCTACCAGTACTTCGTGCTGCTGACCAACTttatggaaattaaatttttcagcaGGACTTGGCTCCAGAACACAGAGTCCAGAACCCGGTTTAAGATCCGTGGTGCAAACTGGTGACCACCAGACCGACGACTCATTAGAGCTGAAGGCCACAAGCTGGCGCCGTTGATTTACTGAAGATCATTTTTACATGATGTAATTTTATGAGCAGCTGTAGATGAACTGGGTCCCTTTATTAGTTAGCAGAACTGCTGAGGTCAGTCAGTCACCTGAGGCAGGTGTGTTGGACAAGGTCAGGTCCAGAAGTTGGACATAAAGCATCCCAAAATAACCCCGTTCAGGTGGTCGACCTGCTAGAAGGTGAAGCTCCGCCCCTTTAACATGTGCGCCATGCAGAAAGGCGGAATAATCCCATCGGAGGTCACTGACCCCAACTCGCctctagaacaggggtgtcaagctccagttctcaagggccgctgtcctgcagtttttagatgtgccacaggtacaaaacactggaatgaaatggcttaattacctcctccttctgtagaccagttctccagagccttgctaatgacctaattctattcaggtgtggtgcagcggaggcacatctaaaagttgcaggacagcggcccttgaggactgcagtttgacaccctgaTCTAGAATCACTGCTGACCTTCATCgccttcatcatcatcagtggTGAGTCTGTTGCTTCTCGTTTTACTAAAACTTGCTAAATGCTAAATCAATATCTGATTTGATATTAATCCTAAACAGGGAATTAGAAATTATTcagataaattaatattaaatattaattaaagaaGCCGAGTTATTAGAGGTCAAACTGTCTAGATCAAGACACATAGAAGCTGTTTAGAGAAAATGGACGGAGCTTTGGCGCAGGCACGGAACACCACACGTCACCGTGCCGACGCTGTGACCTTTGCCCCTCAACCCGCTCTCCTGACCGAGACAGCCGATCATTTCATCAAACTTCTAGTAGAAACTTTCATTTCATCTTTTCTATTGTcagataagaaaagaaaaagggaagttGGTCCTGGTTGGTGTTAAGGAAAGACACACAGGAAGCTGATACAAAacagggcttttattttgtaggacaGGAAGTGCTCATGTGGGCTTGGTGAGCAGCTGAGATGAAAACTCAAACAGATCTTTGTTGACCTTCTTCAGCGTCTGgacttcctcctccagctcagcgACTCGCAGCGCCGAGTTCTCACCGTCACCACAGAGCGCCTAGGAAGGGAacgggtcagaggtcaccatcACCTTCACCATTATCACTGTGATGGGACTTGAAGTGcatcgggtcagaaccagaaccagaacctgaagcCCTGCCTTCTCACCTTGTCACTCACGGCGTGCATCAGGGCGTACAACCTGTCGGCCTTCTGCAGGTAcgactcctcctcctcctgaaaacaggaaacatgtcacaataaaagcacaaaaaccaTGGCAGCATGCctgacttcaaaataagatgtcaaaggaaaggaaacagacaagtttattttcagaataaaagactTTCGTCCAGCaggaccatccatccatttcctgttcacccTTCATTCCTCGTGGAATGAAGGgtgggttgggagggttgctggttcctccccagctgcgtcccgggcgagaggcggggtcacggggtcaccctggacaggtcgccagtctgtcgcagggcaacacagagacacacaaccattcacacactcacacacctagggagaatttagagagaccaattaacctgacagtcatgtttttggactgtgggaggaaaccggagaacccggagagaacccaccatgcacagggagaacatgcaaactccatgcagaaagaccccgggccgggaattgaacccaggaccttcttgctgcaaggcaacagctctaccaactgcaccactgtgcagcccatcaGCTGGACCATATGTCCTTCAAATTATTAATCTGGAAAaatgaggtcagcagcacaccatccccactgtaaacagtgttggtgcttcACTGCTTCCCCCACcaagacgccggatggtggaccagaatcgcctcgaagccgtatggaagtctttctccatggcctctccaaactcctcccacaacCGAGTTTTTGCTTCACCAACCACCCATGCCACTTCGCCccccggtacccatcagctgcttctggagtcccacaggccaaaaaggcccgataggactccttcttcagcctgacggcttccctcaccgaaggtgtccaccaacgggttcgagggttgccgctgcaacaggcaccgacaaccttttggccacagctcagatgagtcgcctcgacaatggaggcaggaacacggtccactcagactccatgttccccacctcccccgggacgtgttcgaagttctgctggagatgggagttaaatcTCCGCCTCACAGGAGATTCCGCCAgatgttcccagcagaccctctcaacacgtttgggctgccaggtctgaccggcatcctcccccaccagcggagccaactcaccaccaggtagtggtcagtggacagaacctctcttcacccgagtgtccaagacatacggccacagatccgatgaaacgatgacaaagtcgatcatcgaactgcggccaagggtgtcctggtgccaagtgcacatatggacacccttatgcttgaacatggtgttcgttatggacaatccatgacgagcacagaagtccaacaacagaacaccactccagttcagatcggggggccgttcctcccaaccacgcccctccaggcctcactgtcattgcccacatGAGCGTtgaagggtgggtaatctgaactgtcgttcggcccgtaagcacaaacgacagtcaggacccgtccccccacccgtaggcggagggaggctaccctctcgttcaccagggtaaaccccaacgtacaggcgccgagatggggagcaataagtatgcccactcctgcccgacacctctcaccttgggcaactccagagtggaagtatgtccagctcaaggagactggttccagaaccagagccatgcgtccaggtgagaccgactatttctagccggaacctctcgacctctcacacactagctccgcctccttccccaccagagaggtgacattccacgtcccaagagcttctgcaaccgaggatcggaccgccagggccccctccctcggccgccacccatcacacattgcacccgacccctttggcccctctcacggGTCGTGGGCCCATAGGAGGGGgggcccatgtttcctctttgggCTGAGCCCagccgggctccatgggtaaaagcccgggcccccctccaggcctggctccagaatggggccccggtgacccgcgtccTGGCGAGGGAACACCGAGTCCAAAGTTTTTAATCCTCATCGGGGTCTtcaggctgcactttgtctggtccctcacctacgacctgtctgccttgggtgaccctaccaggggcatgaagccccagacagcataaATTAAGATGAATGGTTTAAATTCGACTCCAGCGGAGGCAGAGCTTCACTTGTGGACCCTCACCTGTGCCTGGAGGGCGGGGCGGACCCAGGCCCCACTCCCCTCGGCGTCGGGGCCCTCGGGGGCTTGCAGGTGTCGGCTGAAGCGCGGGAGCGGGACAGCAGGCCGACTGTCCGGCAGGAACATGTTAGCTGAGACGGCCATGATGACGGCATTGGTCACAGGACCTGAACACATAGCAGGAAGTAACGTCACAGAGGGACATCCTGGCCTATCAGGAGCCAGGAGATGAAATTGCTTTATTAAACATCAGTTTAATTTATCAGGCTGTCGATTGAccctgattggctgattggcAGATTATTGATCAGTTTGATGGTCAGATTAGCAGAGTGAACTGAACTGGACAGACTGGTTGGAGCCCAGTTCATCTTCATGCTGATTTCATTgtctgtttccatggagatgaagctgcagcagcgtCACCTGGACCTGAAGCAGCTTCCTAAGTTCTCtcagctgattggctgcagatTCCAGGTGAACCAGCTAAAGGTGTGCCGTCCTCTCTGTTCTGTTAGGGTCTAATGTTCTGAGGCATTTTTGGGTCAGAACCCCACAAGAACTGGTCCTTATGGGATGGCCAACTGGACCTCCAGCAGGAACAGAACccctggttccggttctggtccaaatGACCAGGCTGACCCACTGCCTGACTGCAGGAAACTTCTCGATTCCGATCCGGTTCATCCATCCAGTGGTCTGCTGATCACACCACTGCATGGCGTTCTGCCGATCCAGAGTAAGAACATCTGGACTAGGgctgtaaaacaaatattttagtaatcgagtaatctatcgattattcttatgattaatcgagtaatcggataataaaaaaatttataaagtaaaatattggtaaatattgcaGCAGGAACTGAAACTCAGTTTTTACAGACGTATTAAAACTTATGCTGTCCTAACATGagatagataatctgtgaaaaataaaatggagctGCTCTGCCCCCTCCGGATGTTTTGCAGAATTACGCCGCTCAGccggaaacaaccaatcagaaagcagcTAGCTGTGCTGTCGCTAACAGGCAGgttgattattttaatgcaacctgcatttgactttgaataaatgtttcctttttacttGACAATATTTGATACAGGCAGTGTTGTATATAATTTAGGCTTTGAGAGCCTTACagtgaaataatgttttactgaTGGCAGATTTTTCATGTTGTCTTTTTGAATGAATCGATGCTGCATTGGGCCTGCAGgtaatttgcatgtttttgtctaatttagGTGAATTTGTGGTTCTGTTTTGCCAGATCACACAGCAGCATTTATACCTAAAGACAAACATTAACAGCCATGTGATCGGTATCGGAATCGGCAGGTGAAAACCCGATCGGAGCGTCTCTAGCAACACCCTCACTGccagcagcagaaccgggcCGGGGAGCAATGCTGGGTCCACAGGGATTATGGGAGTTCATTAGAAAATCTGACCCGCTCTGATcctgtcagaaccagaaccagatgagAGAGGTGGGCGGGGCTTACCTTTGTGTGCAAGGCAGCGGACGCTCTGCCGGCTCTGGACGTCCCAGAGGCGGGCCGTCTCGTCCTGCGAACCGGACAGCAGCAGTGTCCCATCCATGGACACGGAGAGGCAGGTAACGAGGCTCCTGAGGAGAACCCGGTCAGAACATCCCACAGGCTAGAACCGGTAGTGGCTCTGCTGTAACCATGGTTACTGGCCTGGCTCACCTGTGGCCCTTGAACACCTGGTTTCCCTCGCTGTCCGACTGGAACGACTTCTCCCGGTTCAGACTCTGCAGACAGGAACCGCAGTGAGACCCGGCAGAACTTCCAGAACCAGTCGGGTCCATTCTCGTCGTCAGGCAGAACCCGGCCTGACTCGGACCAAACTGGgtcaaattagttttattgGACCAGACCAAACTGGACCTACTGGTGTGTCGCCACATGTGTTCCAACcgaccagcagagggcgcccaTGTTCCTGCTGGGAATGTTCCAGTGGATCGTTCTGGGAACAGTTAATCCCGCCTCAGGCTCGGACAGCTTGAATATGTTGTCATGGCAACGTGCATGCGTCTCACGTTCTTGCTTCAACGGACCGACTGCAGCAATAATCGGTTCCCCTTATAATCCGGGACGGGCTTTTCCATCAACTTTAGCCAAATGGCCCCAGCACTAGAACCGAACGCCGGACAGTCGGACCCGGTGAGGAACGCGTGGGAAGCTAAAGTCCCATCAGAATGGTACCGAGTCGAGGGAAGGTTCTGCCTGATCGGACCTGGCTGACCAGTGGCTGACCCCTAGGTGACCCCTTCCTGCCCTCAGGGTCACTCACCTGGCTGCAGAGAGACACCTGAAAAATGTTCCCGTCACGTCCTCCACAGAACAGGAAATACTCTGAGGGGTCAAAGGTTACCGACATGATCTCCACGTCAAAGAGGACGGACAGCAGCAGCTCACCTGAGGAGAGCTCCCACACCTGGACAGATAGATGAAGAACAGTCCTGTTTCCCTGGAATAATCCTGTAATTTAGTGTGTGATCTGAATAGAATCCCaatctaaaacatattttctcccAAAACCAACATAATCTCAATTTAACACCAATAATCCAGATGGAAACCTGCCTGGGGGCGGGGCTACGCTCAGCCTCACCTTTGCGGTCTGGTCGAGCGACGACGTGGCGACTCTGGCCTGAGCTCCCATGTGACCACAGTGCAGGTCTGTGATTGGCAGAGAATGGCGGGACAGTACATGGCGCGGTTCGGGGGTGTGGCTTAAATCCATCTGGACCACACTGAGGGACAGACACAGGTGAGACAGGAAAGTGACCTGTCGGGCAGGTGGTGACCACAAGATGAGCTACCTGCACACGTTCCACACCAGCGCCAGGTTGTCTTTGCCcgcagaaacaaaatggctgctgtcgtCGGTGAACTTCAGGCATGTGACGTCCTGATAGTGTCGACTGAGCACCGCCAGCAGCTTACCTGTGCACacctggaccaatcagagcacATAGTTTATAAACACACTCAACGGTCAGCAGAAGCGCATTGCtaccatggaaaccagtggGCTCACCTCCCACAGGTAGACCGCCTCAGCGACTCCTGCAGCGAGGAAAGCCCCGTCAGGTGAGGCGGTGAGACAGGTGACCACACCTGGACAGACGatcttctgctgcagctggtccTGCAAACACAGCAGGGTCATGTGACTTTTACACCGCCATCAGAAACGCCTCGGAACACGGCGGACCCGTCCGCCACAAACAGGTCCAGGGCAACGGAACGCTGCAAGATTTCTGCTTGTGCACCAGGTAAGAGACGGTGCTTTCAGTtacagtttatatttatattttttagatttatttgtagtaaaagaaaaaacataattgattCAGAATAAATAATCATATCATTTTGacatgagaaaacatttaaataatcatgTTAAATCaatcataatttaaatatagaaagaaaacaaaaacagtcataTTTCCAGTTCATCAATTTATGGTGCACCTTTGAAATCTCAATAATCAGtcatcaaaaatgaaataaacccaaacatGGGCGGAAATAACAGGTGGTTCCGTAACAGGTGgtaatttttaaaagtctggAATCCCACCACATGTTCCCATTGGACCCGATCCACATGTTCCCATTGGACCCGATCCACATGTTCCCATTGGACCCGATCCACATGTTCCAATTGGACCAGATTCACATGTTCCCATTGGACACTATTCACATGTTCCAATTGGACCCGATTCACATGTTCCCATTGGACCAGATTCACATGTTCCAATTGGACCCGATTCACATGTTCCTGCTGGACCAGATTCACATGTTCCCATTGGACACTATTCACATGTTCCCATTGGACCAGATTCACATGTTCCAGCTGGACCAGATTCACATGTTCCCATTGGACCCGATTCACATGTTCCAATTGGACCAGATTCACATGTTCCCATTGGACACTATTCACATGTTCCAATTGGACCCGATTCACATGTTCCCATTGGACCAGATTCACATGTTCCCATTGGACCAGATTCACATGTTCCAATTGGACCCGATTCACATGTTCCTGCTGGACCAGATTCACATGTTCCAATTGGACCAGATTCACATGTTCCCATTGGACCCGATTCACATGTTCCCATTGGACCCGATTCACATGTTCCTGCTGGACCAGATTCACATGTTCCAATTGGACCAGATTCACATGTTCCCATTGGACACTATTCACATGTTCCCATTGGACCAGAGAATCATCAGGTTCTGTTTCTATCTAAATTCCTCTGTGGAAGCAAGCGGGATTTTTAAAGTCCGGCTCATCTGGTACTGGGTTGGACTCTCCGGTGTTTT
The Gambusia affinis linkage group LG22, SWU_Gaff_1.0, whole genome shotgun sequence DNA segment above includes these coding regions:
- the wdr18 gene encoding WD repeat-containing protein 18; this encodes MAAPLEVVISSDSGSQLWNCTVFDLHSGSSLLSYRGGNSAARSLVVLRGEFLLSAQLGKNFINVWEIQRKDQLQQKIVCPGVVTCLTASPDGAFLAAGVAEAVYLWEVCTGKLLAVLSRHYQDVTCLKFTDDSSHFVSAGKDNLALVWNVCSVVQMDLSHTPEPRHVLSRHSLPITDLHCGHMGAQARVATSSLDQTAKVWELSSGELLLSVLFDVEIMSVTFDPSEYFLFCGGRDGNIFQVSLCSQSLNREKSFQSDSEGNQVFKGHRSLVTCLSVSMDGTLLLSGSQDETARLWDVQSRQSVRCLAHKGPVTNAVIMAVSANMFLPDSRPAVPLPRFSRHLQAPEGPDAEGSGAWVRPALQAQEEEESYLQKADRLYALMHAVSDKALCGDGENSALRVAELEEEVQTLKKVNKDLFEFSSQLLTKPT